From a single Pseudomonas triticicola genomic region:
- a CDS encoding ATP-binding protein, translating to MTSIRRRTLTLIIGLLLAGLAVLSLFNVHDSNHEIAEVYDAQLAQNARLLQGVMRMPMASTEHAQLYQAFNQALGEAKPRVDGHPYESKIAFQVWNPQGEVLVHTASAPSFTAPPTGTGFSDVVDLKGRQWRAFMLEDRQNGLRIWVGERDDVRTDLVDRIVRHTLWPNMLGSLILAAMIWLAIGWGLKPLADMAATLRARHSGSLEPLQLMPLPSELEPMQAALNRMLAQIQEVLGRERRFIADAAHEMRTPLAVLRVHAQNLQEAGTEEERRESLEFLISGVDRTSRLVNQLLTMARLEPKPDPPPLQRIDLSETVRNSLVQLTPWLLSKHLELIFEVSDQPFHVLADPAAIDIALNNLITNAANFSPEHGAITVHLSKSDGFCHLMVDDQGPGIDESARARVFERFYSRGTAHGAGLGLTIVNTIAVRLNGRIELTNRAEGGLRATLSIPAGE from the coding sequence ATGACCTCGATCCGCCGGCGCACGCTGACCCTGATCATCGGCCTGTTACTGGCCGGTCTGGCGGTACTCAGCCTCTTCAACGTGCATGACAGCAACCACGAAATCGCCGAGGTCTACGACGCGCAATTGGCGCAGAACGCACGCCTGCTGCAGGGCGTGATGCGTATGCCGATGGCGAGTACCGAGCACGCGCAGTTGTATCAGGCGTTCAATCAGGCTCTCGGCGAAGCCAAGCCACGGGTTGATGGACATCCTTACGAAAGCAAAATCGCTTTCCAGGTGTGGAACCCGCAAGGCGAGGTGCTGGTACACACCGCCAGTGCGCCCTCCTTCACTGCGCCGCCGACGGGAACGGGGTTCAGCGACGTGGTCGATCTGAAAGGTCGGCAATGGCGAGCGTTCATGCTGGAAGACAGGCAGAACGGCCTGCGCATCTGGGTCGGCGAGCGCGACGACGTGCGCACCGACCTGGTCGACCGCATCGTGCGCCACACGCTGTGGCCAAACATGCTCGGCAGCCTGATCCTCGCCGCGATGATCTGGCTGGCCATAGGCTGGGGGCTCAAGCCCTTGGCAGACATGGCGGCGACTCTGCGCGCCCGTCACAGTGGTTCACTTGAGCCGCTGCAACTGATGCCCCTGCCCAGCGAGCTGGAGCCCATGCAGGCAGCGCTCAATCGCATGCTCGCGCAGATTCAGGAGGTGCTCGGCCGGGAGCGTCGCTTTATCGCCGATGCCGCGCACGAAATGCGCACGCCGCTGGCGGTGCTGCGGGTGCATGCGCAAAATCTGCAGGAGGCGGGTACCGAAGAGGAGCGCCGTGAGTCACTTGAGTTTCTGATCTCCGGAGTCGATCGCACCAGCCGGCTGGTCAACCAGCTGCTGACCATGGCGCGCCTTGAACCCAAACCCGACCCGCCGCCACTGCAACGCATTGATCTCAGCGAAACCGTACGCAACAGCCTGGTGCAATTGACACCGTGGTTGCTGAGCAAACACCTTGAGTTGATCTTCGAGGTCAGCGACCAACCGTTTCATGTCCTCGCCGACCCCGCCGCCATCGATATCGCGCTGAATAACCTGATCACCAACGCGGCGAATTTCTCCCCCGAACACGGTGCGATCACCGTGCACCTGAGCAAGTCCGATGGCTTCTGTCATTTGATGGTCGACGATCAAGGACCGGGAATCGATGAATCAGCCCGAGCGCGAGTGTTCGAGCGTTTCTACAGCCGCGGCACGGCGCATGGCGCCGGGTTGGGGTTGACCATTGTCAACACCATCGCGGTGCGACTGAACGGACGGATTGAACTGACAAACCGCGCAGAGGGCGGTTTGAGGGCGACGTTATCGATTCCGGCAGGGGAATAA
- a CDS encoding response regulator: protein MRLLLIEDDVALGEGIYQALGREGYTVDWLKDGSSALHALLSETFDVAVLDLGLPRLDGLEVLRRLRDSGSNLPVLILTARDATEDRIAGLDAGADDYLVKPFDLAELKARLRALLRRSAGRAQALIEHAGISLNPGTQQVSYQGQPVALTPKEYQLLHELLSPPGRVMTRDQLIQLLYGWNEEAESNTLEVHIHHLRKKFSTDLIRTIRGVGYLVEERR, encoded by the coding sequence GTGCGTTTATTACTGATCGAGGACGACGTAGCGCTGGGTGAAGGCATTTACCAGGCGCTGGGTCGCGAGGGTTACACGGTCGACTGGCTCAAGGACGGCAGCAGCGCCTTGCATGCACTGCTCAGCGAAACATTTGACGTCGCCGTGCTGGACCTCGGCCTGCCACGCCTGGATGGCCTCGAAGTGTTGCGTCGTCTGCGTGACAGCGGTTCGAATCTGCCGGTATTGATTCTCACCGCGCGCGATGCCACCGAAGACCGCATTGCCGGACTCGACGCCGGTGCTGACGATTATCTGGTCAAGCCCTTCGACCTCGCCGAACTCAAAGCCCGCCTGCGTGCCCTTTTGCGCCGCAGTGCCGGGCGCGCCCAGGCGCTGATCGAGCACGCCGGTATCAGCCTCAACCCCGGCACCCAGCAGGTCAGCTATCAAGGCCAACCAGTCGCGCTCACCCCCAAGGAATATCAGCTGCTGCACGAACTGCTGTCGCCGCCGGGCCGGGTGATGACTCGCGATCAATTGATCCAGTTGCTCTACGGCTGGAATGAAGAAGCGGAAAGCAACACCCTCGAAGTGCACATTCATCACCTGCGCAAAAAGTTCTCCACCGACCTGATCCGCACCATCCGAGGCGTGGGTTATCTGGTGGAGGAACGTCGATGA
- a CDS encoding SDR family oxidoreductase, producing the protein MQLHEARVVLTGASGGIGLAIASALCAAGARVLAVARHQEALWPLLERYPQNLCWVAADLTFLSDRRKVLAAADAIGGINLLINAAGVNHFAMLEQLDDSDINAMLAVNISAPICLTKMLLPQLKQADSAMVVNVGSTYGSIGYPGYASYCASKFALRGFSEALRRELADTRVSVLYVAPRATRTSMNSAAAQALNDALKASVDDPQTVASAVIHAIAGDRRDLYLGWPERFFVRLNSLLPHLVDRGLRKQLPLIRRLSEKPDNEASKP; encoded by the coding sequence ATGCAGCTGCATGAAGCCCGCGTGGTGCTGACCGGTGCCAGTGGCGGCATCGGCCTGGCCATCGCCAGTGCCTTGTGCGCCGCCGGTGCCAGGGTATTGGCCGTGGCGCGGCATCAGGAGGCGCTGTGGCCGCTGCTTGAGCGGTATCCGCAGAACCTGTGCTGGGTCGCCGCCGATCTGACCTTCCTCAGCGATCGGCGCAAAGTGTTGGCCGCCGCCGACGCCATCGGCGGCATCAACCTGCTGATCAACGCCGCCGGGGTCAATCACTTCGCCATGCTCGAACAGCTAGATGACAGTGACATCAACGCGATGCTGGCGGTGAACATCAGTGCGCCAATCTGCCTGACCAAAATGCTGTTGCCGCAGCTCAAGCAGGCTGACAGCGCGATGGTGGTCAACGTCGGCTCGACCTATGGCTCGATCGGTTACCCCGGTTACGCCAGTTATTGCGCGAGCAAATTTGCCCTGCGCGGATTCTCCGAGGCGTTGCGCCGCGAGCTGGCCGACACGCGGGTCAGCGTGTTGTATGTCGCGCCCCGGGCCACCCGCACCTCGATGAACAGCGCCGCTGCGCAAGCCTTGAACGATGCCCTCAAGGCCAGCGTTGACGATCCGCAGACCGTGGCGTCGGCAGTGATCCATGCGATTGCCGGCGACCGTCGTGATCTGTACCTAGGCTGGCCGGAGCGATTTTTCGTCCGTTTGAACAGCTTACTTCCGCATCTGGTGGATCGCGGCCTGCGCAAGCAATTGCCACTGATCCGCCGTCTCAGTGAAAAACCTGACAACGAGGCTTCAAAGCCATGA
- a CDS encoding aromatic ring-hydroxylating oxygenase subunit alpha, protein MNNKQSVYDLIAQRKPWHSLPGALYRSEDVYRQDLEQIWHKDWIFAGHTFEITKPGQYFTLQIGDYPVAVVRGKDGEVRAFHNACRHRGAKICDADHGKVAKMVCPYHKWTYELDGNLLFAGNMGQDFDKSQYNLKSVHCEIVDTYIYVCVAAKAPDFEGFRKAVSPFIAPHFLEDCKVAFESNIVEKGNWKLVFENNRECYHCDGSHPELLHSFVDNLSVGGVSGEDDPELSAYWAKCEKAGLPSRLVMDINGQFRMTRIPLSSGAVSYTMDGKPAVNGRLDKTSEADIGALLYFHYPSTWNHFLGDHALSFRVLPISATETLVTTKWLVPNTAVESVDYDIERLTKVWIATNDQDRTLVEGTQRGVTSPSYEPGPYSETAETGVCQFDDWYCATMMDRLKGPIPLKSVG, encoded by the coding sequence ATGAACAACAAGCAAAGCGTTTATGACCTGATCGCACAACGCAAACCGTGGCATTCGCTGCCGGGCGCGCTTTATCGCAGTGAGGACGTATACCGTCAGGATCTTGAGCAGATCTGGCACAAGGACTGGATCTTCGCCGGCCACACCTTTGAAATCACCAAGCCGGGGCAATATTTCACGCTGCAGATTGGCGACTACCCGGTGGCTGTCGTTCGCGGCAAGGATGGTGAGGTTCGGGCCTTCCACAATGCGTGCCGGCACCGTGGCGCGAAAATCTGCGATGCTGACCATGGCAAAGTGGCGAAGATGGTCTGCCCGTATCACAAGTGGACTTATGAGCTGGACGGCAACCTGTTGTTCGCCGGCAACATGGGCCAGGATTTCGACAAATCGCAATACAACCTGAAAAGCGTGCACTGCGAGATCGTCGATACCTACATTTATGTCTGCGTGGCTGCCAAGGCGCCGGACTTTGAGGGTTTCCGCAAGGCTGTCAGCCCGTTCATCGCGCCGCATTTTCTTGAAGACTGCAAAGTCGCGTTCGAGTCGAACATCGTCGAGAAAGGCAATTGGAAACTGGTCTTCGAAAACAATCGCGAGTGCTACCACTGCGACGGCTCACACCCGGAACTGCTGCATTCGTTTGTCGATAACCTTTCAGTCGGTGGCGTCAGCGGCGAAGACGATCCCGAGCTATCGGCATACTGGGCCAAATGCGAAAAGGCCGGATTGCCCAGCCGCCTGGTGATGGACATCAATGGCCAGTTCCGCATGACCCGCATCCCGCTTTCATCAGGCGCCGTCAGCTACACCATGGACGGCAAGCCAGCCGTCAACGGCCGCCTCGACAAAACTTCCGAAGCGGACATCGGCGCGCTGTTGTACTTCCACTACCCGTCCACCTGGAACCACTTCCTCGGCGACCATGCGCTGAGTTTCCGCGTGCTGCCGATCAGCGCTACCGAAACACTGGTGACCACCAAATGGCTGGTGCCCAACACAGCAGTGGAAAGCGTGGATTACGACATCGAGCGCTTGACCAAAGTGTGGATTGCCACCAATGATCAGGACCGCACGCTGGTTGAAGGCACCCAACGCGGTGTGACTTCGCCGTCCTACGAGCCCGGCCCGTATTCGGAAACCGCCGAGACCGGCGTCTGTCAGTTCGATGACTGGTATTGCGCGACGATGATGGATCGGCTCAAAGGACCGATTCCGTTGAAGTCGGTTGGTTGA
- a CDS encoding TenA family transcriptional regulator, with amino-acid sequence MSFFDTLQEATQRERHELFNLPIIVDALQGKVSLDSYRAFLAQAYYHVRHTVPLMMACGARLPTRLEWLRKAVCEYIEDEYGHEQWVLNDIAACGGDRDAVRDGQPSLSIELMVSFLYDLIARGNPVGLFGMVNVLEGTSIALATHAAGSIRDRLALPETAFSYLSSHGSLDIEHMQTYRRLMNQLQDPDDQAAVIHASKVVYRLYTDMFRGLPRDAEAQHAAA; translated from the coding sequence ATGAGTTTTTTCGACACCCTGCAAGAAGCCACGCAACGGGAACGCCACGAGCTGTTCAACCTGCCGATCATCGTCGATGCGTTGCAAGGCAAGGTCAGCCTCGACAGCTATCGGGCGTTTCTTGCCCAGGCTTACTACCACGTGCGCCACACCGTGCCGCTGATGATGGCTTGCGGTGCACGCCTGCCGACGCGTCTGGAATGGCTGCGCAAAGCGGTGTGTGAATACATTGAGGATGAATACGGCCACGAACAATGGGTGCTCAACGACATTGCCGCCTGTGGCGGTGATCGCGACGCCGTGCGCGATGGTCAGCCGTCATTGTCAATCGAGCTGATGGTCAGTTTTCTCTACGATCTGATCGCCCGGGGCAATCCGGTGGGTCTGTTCGGCATGGTAAACGTGCTCGAAGGCACCAGCATTGCCTTGGCGACCCACGCGGCGGGGAGCATCCGCGATCGCCTGGCGCTGCCGGAAACGGCATTCAGCTATCTGAGCTCCCACGGTTCGCTCGACATCGAGCACATGCAGACCTATCGGCGGTTGATGAATCAGCTGCAAGACCCTGACGATCAAGCGGCGGTGATTCATGCCTCGAAAGTCGTCTATCGCCTTTACACCGACATGTTCCGTGGTCTGCCGCGCGACGCTGAGGCTCAACATGCAGCTGCATGA
- a CDS encoding cytochrome b, with protein MIRDTAVTRYGKLSIILHWLMLALFVGVYACVEIKGYLPKGSEGRGVLMGLHGLFGASIFALVWIRLIGRLTPRPPIIPRPPAWQTAIAHLTHLALYGLMIVTPLLAWLMLAAGDKPFPYFGFHVPAPVAIDPDLAKQLKYWHEWIGSAGYWLIGLHALAGLFHHYWVKDNTLQRMLIERARS; from the coding sequence ATGATCCGCGACACCGCTGTAACCCGTTATGGAAAACTCTCAATCATCCTGCACTGGCTGATGCTGGCGTTATTCGTCGGGGTGTATGCGTGCGTCGAAATCAAGGGCTATCTGCCCAAGGGCAGTGAGGGGCGCGGCGTGCTGATGGGCCTGCATGGCCTGTTTGGCGCCAGCATCTTCGCCTTGGTGTGGATTCGCCTGATCGGCCGCCTGACCCCGCGTCCGCCGATCATCCCCAGGCCGCCGGCGTGGCAGACCGCAATTGCGCACCTGACACACCTGGCGCTGTATGGATTGATGATTGTCACACCGCTCCTCGCGTGGCTGATGCTCGCGGCGGGCGATAAACCGTTTCCGTACTTCGGTTTCCATGTGCCGGCGCCGGTGGCTATTGATCCGGACCTGGCCAAACAACTCAAGTACTGGCACGAATGGATTGGCAGTGCCGGCTACTGGCTGATCGGCCTGCACGCGCTGGCGGGGCTGTTCCACCATTACTGGGTCAAGGACAACACGTTGCAGAGGATGTTGATTGAGCGTGCCCGCTCTTGA
- a CDS encoding MFS transporter yields MTGCTSSLTIRENYGERASTRIIFLITGIVMSAWAPLVPLVKARTGLDEGGLGLLLLGFGIGSIVAMPFAGYLTARFGCRPVIIASTLVLCAMLPMLSHLTWLPGLALTVLLFGASMGMLDCAINIQSIIVEKNSGETLQSGFHGLYSVGGIAGAGAMTAMLSLGLEPLPSVLCLVAIILASLYKAAPNLLPYGTERDGPIFAVPRGIVLLLGVLCFIVFLTEGAMLDWSAVFLASQRDMPSSYAGLGYACFAAAMTLGRLTGDALVSRLGGIRVVTLGGICAAVGMLISLVFDGWPASLLGYALVGAGCSNIVPVLFSAAGRQQRMPQRTAIPAIISMGYAGILMGPAFIGMIAHFSSLTIALGGVVVLLLFVSCAARLLKA; encoded by the coding sequence ATGACCGGTTGCACATCATCATTGACGATTCGGGAAAACTACGGCGAACGCGCATCCACCCGGATCATTTTCCTGATCACCGGCATTGTCATGTCGGCCTGGGCGCCGCTGGTTCCGCTGGTGAAAGCGCGCACCGGGCTGGACGAAGGTGGCCTGGGCCTGTTGTTGCTGGGCTTTGGCATCGGCTCGATCGTGGCCATGCCGTTCGCCGGATACCTGACCGCACGTTTTGGCTGCCGCCCGGTGATCATCGCCTCAACTCTGGTCCTGTGTGCGATGCTGCCGATGTTGAGCCATTTGACGTGGCTGCCCGGGCTCGCCCTCACGGTGCTGTTGTTCGGCGCCAGCATGGGCATGCTCGATTGCGCGATCAATATCCAGTCGATCATCGTCGAAAAGAATAGCGGCGAAACCCTGCAATCGGGTTTCCACGGGCTCTATAGCGTGGGCGGGATCGCCGGTGCCGGGGCGATGACGGCGATGCTCAGTCTTGGGCTCGAACCGCTGCCATCGGTGCTGTGTCTGGTGGCGATCATTCTCGCCTCGCTATATAAGGCTGCACCTAACCTCTTGCCTTACGGCACCGAGCGCGACGGCCCGATCTTCGCGGTTCCGCGCGGAATCGTCCTGTTGCTGGGTGTCCTCTGCTTCATCGTGTTCCTGACCGAAGGCGCAATGCTGGACTGGAGCGCGGTGTTTCTTGCCTCGCAACGCGATATGCCATCGAGCTACGCAGGATTGGGCTACGCCTGTTTCGCCGCAGCCATGACGCTTGGACGGCTGACCGGCGACGCGCTTGTCAGCCGACTGGGCGGCATTCGTGTAGTGACGCTCGGCGGTATCTGCGCGGCAGTCGGCATGCTGATTTCGCTGGTGTTCGATGGCTGGCCGGCGTCATTGCTGGGCTATGCGCTGGTCGGCGCCGGATGTTCGAACATCGTTCCGGTGTTGTTCAGCGCCGCAGGTCGGCAACAGCGCATGCCGCAGCGCACCGCTATTCCAGCTATCATTTCCATGGGCTATGCCGGGATTCTGATGGGGCCGGCGTTCATAGGCATGATCGCCCATTTCAGCTCGTTGACGATCGCTTTGGGTGGCGTGGTCGTGCTGTTGCTGTTTGTCAGCTGTGCCGCGAGGTTGCTCAAAGCCTGA
- a CDS encoding AMP-binding protein, whose protein sequence is MSLELQRFQETLRDHARRNDNASALWGDTLRIDYATLYAEVLYRQERLHDEQVQVIALALDNGVDAMLWDLAVLFEGLTCVTLPPFFSAAQRAHCLEQSQAERVIAEPQLQAELLAAGYQQRGEFWCRSFNGPSRMPPGTAKLTFTSGTTGTPKGVCLSADSFLRVARELDQASAATGPEHHLALLPLAILLENLGCYAALYAGAVLSLPSQATLGIQGASGIDVARLLGYLAKRAPESLILVPELLQVLVSAAEQKAFDPQTLRFAAVGGARVSVDLLHRAQRVGLAVYEGYGLSECASVVCLNRPGARRPGSVGRPLPHLEVRLAEDGEVLIKGSVLLGYLGEPAYTDQWWPSGDLGEFDPEGFLYLKGRKKHQFVTSYGRNVNPEWVESELTQRRHIAQAFVYGEAMPHNHALLWPHRPNCTDAELAAAVAEANEALPDYAQVHQWTRLSQPFTAANGLLTANGRPRRDAIIAQYHSQLTESATSEESA, encoded by the coding sequence ATGTCGCTTGAATTGCAGCGCTTCCAGGAAACCCTGCGCGACCATGCCCGGCGCAATGACAACGCCTCAGCCCTGTGGGGCGACACGCTGAGAATAGATTACGCCACGCTGTATGCCGAGGTGTTGTATCGCCAGGAGCGCCTGCACGATGAGCAGGTGCAGGTGATCGCGCTGGCGCTGGACAATGGCGTCGACGCGATGCTTTGGGATCTGGCTGTGTTGTTTGAAGGCTTGACCTGCGTAACGCTGCCGCCGTTTTTCAGCGCCGCGCAGCGCGCCCATTGTCTGGAGCAGAGCCAGGCCGAACGGGTGATCGCCGAGCCGCAACTGCAAGCCGAGCTGCTGGCGGCGGGATATCAACAACGGGGTGAGTTCTGGTGTCGCTCGTTCAATGGCCCCAGTCGCATGCCGCCGGGCACCGCGAAACTCACGTTTACCTCCGGGACCACCGGCACGCCGAAAGGGGTGTGCCTGAGCGCCGACAGCTTCTTGCGAGTTGCCCGGGAGCTTGATCAGGCAAGCGCAGCTACTGGGCCGGAGCACCATCTGGCGCTGTTGCCTTTGGCGATCCTGCTGGAGAACCTGGGCTGTTATGCCGCGCTGTACGCCGGTGCGGTGTTGAGCCTGCCAAGCCAGGCAACCCTCGGCATTCAAGGTGCCAGCGGCATCGATGTTGCGCGCCTGCTCGGTTATCTGGCCAAGCGTGCGCCGGAGAGTCTGATACTCGTGCCAGAGCTGCTGCAAGTTCTGGTCAGCGCCGCTGAACAGAAGGCTTTCGATCCGCAAACCTTGCGCTTCGCCGCGGTCGGTGGCGCGCGGGTGTCAGTGGATCTGCTGCACCGCGCGCAACGGGTCGGGTTAGCGGTTTACGAGGGATACGGCTTGTCCGAATGCGCCTCGGTCGTATGCCTCAATCGCCCCGGCGCGCGCCGTCCGGGCAGCGTCGGGCGCCCTCTGCCCCACCTCGAGGTGCGGTTGGCCGAGGACGGTGAAGTGCTGATCAAGGGTTCGGTGTTGCTCGGCTATCTGGGGGAGCCGGCGTATACCGATCAATGGTGGCCGAGTGGCGATCTGGGCGAGTTCGATCCGGAAGGTTTTCTTTATCTCAAGGGCCGCAAAAAACACCAATTCGTCACCAGCTACGGGCGAAACGTCAACCCGGAATGGGTCGAGTCGGAACTGACCCAGCGCCGCCACATCGCTCAAGCGTTCGTCTATGGCGAGGCGATGCCGCACAACCACGCCCTGCTCTGGCCGCATCGTCCGAACTGCACCGATGCCGAGCTGGCCGCAGCCGTCGCCGAAGCGAACGAGGCGTTGCCCGATTACGCACAGGTGCATCAGTGGACGCGCCTGTCGCAGCCCTTCACTGCGGCCAACGGCCTGCTCACCGCCAATGGCCGGCCGCGCCGCGACGCCATCATCGCGCAGTACCACTCGCAATTGACCGAGTCCGCCACCTCCGAGGAATCCGCATAA
- a CDS encoding MFS transporter → MRKGARCAVRFPEVFMSPRLLAMALAPLLGLFIIALGNGFLSSLTTLRLDAAGASATMIGIVSSAYFIGLTLGAVFNDRLILRIGHIRAYGSFASLIAVTILLQGLFYDTWGWLVLRLINGWATVGVFLVIESWLLLAGDEKIRGRLLALYMIVLYGAGVLGQATLGTITGMSDSAPFMVAGMLAALSVLPIVILPRVSPLLDQVEPLKPRQLLGVTPTGLVGCFGSGVTIAAIYTLLPLYLQRRGLDVGEVGSMMAWTILGAMLLQYPVGRWSDRTDRLQVLTLLTVACTALSLVIVLLPLSSTMLAAMLFLLGGGVFALYPVAVSHAADRAPAEALVPMIQGLLLINSLGSAISPMMISPVMNSFGANGLFWVFAVVNLSMVSFFFWRRGKRPVPANPAPFTAAATYSPTGAELRVTEDLRVAAEEHPAMMDAISGELVTQPR, encoded by the coding sequence ATGCGCAAAGGCGCACGTTGCGCTGTACGATTTCCTGAGGTTTTTATGTCTCCGCGTTTGCTGGCCATGGCGCTGGCGCCCCTGCTCGGGCTGTTCATTATTGCTCTGGGCAACGGTTTTCTGTCTTCCCTGACCACCCTTCGCCTGGACGCCGCCGGCGCCTCGGCGACGATGATCGGAATTGTTTCGTCGGCCTACTTCATCGGCCTGACGCTGGGCGCGGTGTTCAACGACCGGCTGATTCTACGCATCGGCCATATACGCGCCTACGGCAGCTTCGCCTCGCTGATTGCGGTGACGATTCTGTTGCAGGGGCTGTTCTACGACACCTGGGGCTGGCTGGTCCTGCGCCTGATCAACGGCTGGGCCACGGTCGGTGTGTTTCTGGTGATCGAGAGCTGGCTGCTGCTGGCCGGTGACGAGAAGATTCGCGGGCGCTTGCTCGCGCTGTACATGATCGTCCTTTATGGCGCTGGCGTTTTGGGCCAGGCGACGCTGGGAACCATCACCGGCATGAGCGACAGCGCGCCGTTCATGGTCGCCGGCATGCTCGCTGCGTTGTCGGTGCTGCCGATCGTGATCCTGCCGCGCGTGTCGCCGCTGCTCGATCAGGTCGAGCCGCTCAAGCCCCGGCAACTGCTGGGCGTGACGCCGACCGGGCTGGTCGGCTGTTTCGGTTCGGGCGTGACCATCGCGGCGATCTACACCTTGTTGCCGCTGTATCTGCAACGCAGAGGTCTGGACGTCGGTGAAGTCGGCAGCATGATGGCCTGGACGATTCTCGGCGCGATGTTGCTGCAGTATCCGGTCGGACGCTGGTCCGACCGCACCGATCGCTTGCAGGTGCTGACCCTGCTGACGGTGGCGTGCACCGCGTTATCACTGGTGATTGTGCTGCTGCCGCTGTCTTCGACAATGCTCGCGGCGATGCTGTTTCTGCTCGGTGGCGGCGTCTTCGCGCTGTACCCGGTGGCCGTCAGCCACGCGGCCGACCGCGCCCCGGCCGAAGCGCTGGTGCCGATGATTCAGGGCTTGCTGCTGATCAACTCGCTGGGCTCGGCCATCAGCCCGATGATGATCTCGCCGGTGATGAACTCGTTCGGCGCCAACGGTCTGTTCTGGGTCTTCGCAGTGGTCAATTTGAGCATGGTCAGCTTTTTCTTCTGGCGCCGCGGCAAGCGTCCGGTGCCGGCCAACCCCGCACCGTTCACGGCGGCAGCCACCTATTCGCCGACGGGTGCGGAGTTGCGGGTCACCGAGGATTTGCGCGTCGCCGCTGAGGAGCATCCGGCGATGATGGATGCGATCAGCGGAGAATTGGTGACGCAGCCACGGTGA
- a CDS encoding thermostable hemolysin: MPEFDWNIPLPLHFGQAESMLMTLRNALPEDELRAPFEAFIQQRFRTAHGAEIRHFMPELFGMHNSDGQLCAVAGVRRAHLQALFLERYLDEPIQSLISAAAGRAVDRTVIVEVGNLAASDTGSARLSIIAITYLLAMGGLEWVTFTGNIGLVNSFHRLGLKPVTLCAADPQRLGDERQHWGSYYESKPWVHVGNIRAGFFHLRNIGLFTRLGLPTSVEGACHVA; the protein is encoded by the coding sequence ATGCCCGAATTCGACTGGAACATCCCGCTGCCCTTGCACTTCGGCCAGGCCGAATCGATGCTGATGACGCTGAGAAACGCGTTGCCGGAGGACGAGCTGCGCGCGCCCTTCGAAGCCTTTATCCAGCAGCGTTTTCGCACGGCTCACGGTGCCGAAATCCGCCATTTCATGCCCGAGCTGTTCGGCATGCACAACAGCGATGGCCAGTTGTGTGCCGTGGCCGGGGTCCGTCGAGCGCATCTGCAGGCACTGTTTCTTGAGCGCTATCTGGATGAACCGATCCAGTCGTTGATCAGTGCCGCTGCCGGTCGTGCAGTAGATCGCACGGTCATCGTCGAAGTCGGCAACCTCGCCGCCAGCGATACCGGCAGTGCGCGCCTGAGCATCATCGCCATCACCTATCTGCTAGCCATGGGCGGCCTGGAATGGGTGACCTTCACCGGCAACATCGGGCTGGTCAACAGCTTCCATCGCCTCGGTTTGAAGCCCGTGACATTGTGCGCCGCTGATCCACAGCGACTGGGTGACGAGCGTCAACACTGGGGCAGTTATTACGAAAGCAAACCCTGGGTGCACGTCGGCAACATTCGCGCGGGATTTTTTCATCTGCGCAATATTGGTCTGTTCACTCGCCTGGGTTTGCCGACTTCCGTTGAAGGAGCCTGCCATGTCGCTTGA
- a CDS encoding tetratricopeptide repeat protein, with translation MKKLSTCLLFVALSQSVWALEPADQQRLTGIQQNWAHIQYEVAEKQRAAAFEQLASEANAFTTQRPNVAEAWIWKGIVTSSWAGAEGGLGALGKAKDAKADLEKSLTLDPKALQGSAYTSLAALYDRVPGWPIGFGDSDKAEQLLKQALQLNPDGIDSLYFWGDHLYRQKRYAEAKAALIKARQAAPRAGRESADAGRRKEIDALLVDVNKKLD, from the coding sequence ATGAAAAAACTTTCCACTTGCCTGCTGTTTGTCGCCCTCAGTCAAAGTGTCTGGGCGCTTGAGCCGGCTGATCAGCAACGTCTCACTGGCATCCAGCAGAACTGGGCGCACATTCAATACGAGGTCGCGGAAAAACAGCGCGCCGCGGCGTTCGAGCAATTGGCCAGCGAAGCCAACGCGTTCACCACGCAACGCCCGAATGTGGCCGAAGCCTGGATCTGGAAAGGCATCGTTACCAGCAGTTGGGCCGGTGCCGAGGGCGGGCTCGGTGCCCTGGGCAAAGCCAAGGACGCCAAGGCGGACCTGGAAAAATCCCTGACGCTTGACCCCAAGGCCCTGCAAGGCTCGGCATACACCAGCCTCGCTGCATTGTACGACCGGGTACCGGGCTGGCCGATCGGCTTCGGCGACAGCGACAAGGCCGAGCAATTGCTCAAACAAGCCCTGCAGCTCAACCCCGATGGCATCGACAGTCTGTACTTCTGGGGCGACCATCTCTACCGTCAGAAGCGCTACGCTGAAGCCAAGGCAGCGCTGATCAAGGCCAGACAGGCCGCACCCCGTGCGGGCCGCGAAAGTGCCGATGCCGGGCGTCGTAAAGAGATCGACGCCTTGCTGGTGGACGTGAACAAGAAACTCGACTGA